ATAAGCATTTACTTAGTAAATTTGAGAATTGaatgatttaaattatttatataattaattttaaaattatatttataaggtgtagataaaacaaaaaagtAATTGGTAGctgaataaaaaatgttgaaTTTTTTGAACATATAATGAATGTGTGAAGTGagaagataataaaatttattatatattacagaattaaacaaattataacttattaatatcattatttttcagTATATAGGATAGAGAAAAAAGACGAAATATATTAAGTTTTAAGTAAATAGAAATGAAGAATTATGGAAAGTTTGTATTActttatgtataaatatggTCAGATTTCTCattatttcaatttttttattttgttgattttttgtatagtttattattaattaaaatattttctataaatttaatttattaaaataaaatgaaaaaaataaatgttcatgctatatataatgcaattgttaattttaatgtatatttGATATTAACATTGCCTtcattgttatatatagataaataatttattaaaaattatttagaaCTGTTTATGGAagtagtatatatatatatatatatatatgagtaatatatttttctaacttaatatattatgttcaTTGTAcagatatatatttgtttgtatatttttgattactattttgataatttttttaaaataataacgcTCGTATGttgttatttttctttcaaaatttaactccatattgaaaaaaacaaatttccTAACGatgataaattttatatatttataataaaaataataattgtaGTGTATTGTTAAGGAAGTGAATAAgtgtgtatataaatatatgcattcaTGAACATTTTTCcaattttgttatattcttaaaattaaaaaaaaatgacaagttctactaaaaaaatataagattTCAAAGATTGTGAGAAATATgacacacatatatatataatgtgaaaaaaaatgcatttttACAATATCATGGTAATTTGGATGAAAGAGTAAAGCTTTCAACATTGCacagaaaaaataataaatcgTTTAAATAAGAAATAAGCATTTTATAAGTAATATTCAAAACAAATTGGTTATATGAGAAAGaacgaaataaatatgttaaaaaataatttaatttaattcaATTTAAAATGACATGAGTTTTCTTACCATCCATATTTGTCATTTGTTGTTCGACGCTTATTGTGATTAACCTTTTGCAATATTTCATACTCTTTTTCAACTGCTTCTTTAGCTAGCCAATTAATTTGATGTTTTcgtttttgattttttccatgaataataactttatcaaatgtattatttgCTGGATTATAGacttttgtttttatgtcatattttttactttttttttcttcttctaCAATTGTAGGTTTCCaatcttttaatatttctttttgatttattactggaatatttttaaactcggcattaatttttttattatcttttgaaaaatattgactattaaataatttatcaaaatttttatttacatttatttggTAAGTACTATTTATTGGTTGAGCATAGTTTGGGAAAGTGGAATTATATGTGCCTGTGTGTAAATAAGGGTTACTATAAATTGTATTACAACTACTGTTATAGTTTTGTTGATAATTCTGAAgatgattattatttggaaaatttgtggaataattataattttgatataatatattattaggATAAGTTTGATATGTattgttcatattattCAATGGGATTGGggtattattataatttgcgttatatgaattttgtaaatttgtcatataattttgatttgttttatatatttctttattaacATTAGGATTAGtgtttgtatttttatcatcgtttattttattatattcatgattttctatttttgtATCGTCTTTGattgaattattttgatttgtTTCTTCTATactatttttgttaatattttcattatgtTTTGTATTACTGGATATATTATGATCAGTGTTTTGAGAATCATCACTACTTTCGCTACTACTCGTtgtgtttttaatttgagaattaattttttcgtcattttcaataaatatattttgttttactTGGTCATTTTGTTCATCACTAGAATCATAATATGCCAATAAActttctaaatttttttgtgattCTATAATATTTGGCTGTTTTGTGATGAATTTGGTAATTTCTGTTTCCTTTATTTTgtcttcattattatttataccttttgtttgatatatattttcagtGTTATTTTGGCTAGCCATTTCATCATGtgttttatcatttttttgagGGGATTCTTGgtgtttgttttttaaattatttccttctttaatttgttcattttctaatttatttgtatttttttgagtTTTGTCAATTTTCTTTCCATGTTTAGCCAtacttcatttttttaattaaaaatagaatatttaaataatattttttttatataacttggataaaattcaaatgtttttttttatgattatatgtatgtatggATATTCCGATAAGTATAccttatttatatgttatttaatttttatgcatattttgtagtaataatatatattttttcttgcATAAAAATAGGATTATTAATTAAGTACACTTCATAgctatttttcttttttttaacattctatattaatttgaaaaataaaaattttatttacttatgaaattattatcaGCACAAACAATATGAGATTGTTACTTTTTTGATTAGCTTGTttatacattatatattttgttcttttttggtatttgttttttctatttttgttttttttttgtgttatAATGCTTTTAAAATTGGTCTTGTTTTTCacaattaatattttttttatacacaCAAAATGtaattcatattatataagaagaaaattttttgagaatttatttttcttaaattataattcaaacaatttaaataacTTTGATATAGATGGtaataagaaaataaaaacccTTGGTAAGAAAAAGAATTTTGtcataaaattaaaaagtaaggaatataatgaaatatacCAAAATAgtagaagaaaatataaatatatagataagAAATTTCCAgcatgtttttttttaactaaTGGGAGAGAGCGAAATAAACTGGACATACAATGTGATGAAGACAATCATCATAAAtggttttatatttctggaaaatataaaaataaaaaggatagtttaaatataaacagCCGAATTTATTCGGGAACATTTGATAgtatttttaaagaaaattttaatgaaaatgatagactaaaaaaaagtgaacTAATATCAATTCTAGCATGTATATGTACAAATATAGTAATCCagtatttaaaaataaaagaagaaaaaaaaatggaaaattttGATTACTCTTTTGATTATAGTGTTATGAACATATTGAAGTTGGTAAACTTTGAATATGATGTTAATGAAGAAattgagaaaaaaaaaaaaaaaaaatataaaaaaaaaaaaaaagaatatatagataaaaGATATAGGACAAATGATAATGCTGATTTtgaaaacaataaaatagatAATGAATACACAGAAgaagtaaatataaatatagacaataaaaatacgaAAGAAGAAGATGAAAGATTAAATGagtatattaaaaagttaGAATATAACACGCTAGAATTAACTGAAATAGAACCATATAtcgatttattttttggaaaaaaaacttataaaaatatttttataaagcataatattgatatacaaaaaatatacaaggTTTTAAATGAAGCACTTTTTGATAAATGTAAAGAAAAGGAAAACGTTATACAACTTCAAAAATTTGTtgaagaagaagaaaaaaccttaaaaaaaaaaaaaattaatgtaaGAAATGCAAAAACATTTAATGATTATATGCACAATTTTAATGCTTTAGAAGAGAAACGAAATATTGAGGAAGTGGAAAATATACTTTATGATGATATGAACAATTTAATGGAAAACGAAACGATTATTAATGATGATATTGTAAAGaataaagaaaagaaaaaaaaaaaaaaaaaaagagaaaatagccaaattacaaaatggaagaaggaaaataaatatgaaggAAAACTCGAGTTAGACTCTTCAAGTGATGGCGATGATGATGATGATGGAAATTgggaaaatgaaaatgaggAAACTGAAAATGAGGAAACTGAAAATGaggaaaatgaaaatagggaaaatgaaaataaggaaaatgaaaatgaggaaaatgaaaatagggaaaatgaaaataaggaaaatgaaaatgaggaaaatgaaaatagggaaaatgaaaataaggaaaatgaaaatgaggaaaatgaaaatagggaaaatgaaaataaggaaaatgaaaatgaggaaaatgaaaatgaggaaaatgatgataattatgaaaacaaaaacgacgaaaaaataaattctctttcatacattttaataaaaaattgtaacaATTTAGAGAAGGAAAAAAACGAAGATCAAAAAGAAGATAAAAgtgatataattttaataaaatttatttatgataataaGTATAAATGTGAATTTAGAACGGATATAGGTGTTATAGTATATGACATGGAAAATGATCATTTTGAAAATCTggataaaataaagatgaTAAATATAGGAAAGGAATgcaatgataatattattattagtggggaaaataaagtatgtgaaaaaaatgaattaaatgaCGATAGTCTAAAgtttatagaaaaaataaacttatACGAATTATATTCCCTTCCATATAAAAAACgatataagaaaaaacagagaataataaaagaaataaataaaaaaataaattatgacAATGTGGAAGAAAACGATAAGAAAGTATTGttatacacatatttaAGAATATGGAATGAtgatttacatttttatgaattaaataaatttgatattAAAATGTTTGAAAAGGATAAAAATAACGGCGAAGaaattgatgaaaatatatctttgaatggaaaaaaaaaatacaatttttttcgaaattataattattcagataaagaagaaatattaattacAAGTGGCACATacaacaaaataattagtagcgaaaaaaatttagaaaaaaggaataaaaatatttacgATTTATTAAgtaatgatgaaaatttctttaatgatgattttatttcatttaatttaaatttatatataaataatagaaaagtaataaacaatattgaagatttaataaacattttaaaatcGTTTAATTGCTATTTTagcaaaaatattttaaattatttaataaaaataaaaaaagaaaaaaatgagtttttgtttttatcctataaacaatttttaaataattatacgTTTAATGAAGAGGATGAATTATTTagtgtaaataaaattttggaTAAATGTCGAATTGAGAATAggtatattaatttatttgggAAAGATGAAAATGGAAATTATAGGAATAATagattttcaaaattatttgtatttccTATAGCATCAAAATATAGgttaaagaaatataaatttattaaaaatgttaaattgaatatatttgataCTCGAAAAGGGATGAATTTTTGTGGTGAAAAACGAAGAAATGGTACTTCTATTTATTCAATCattgatgataataaaaaaaacaaaagaaaaaatcgagaaaaaaatatgaaaaaaaatgaaaataattatattacaCAATTAATGGAAGATTATGATACAGattttagtaaaaaaatagataatgaattgataaattttgaaaatattaataacattatagaattaaaagatggaaataaagaaaatattgaaaaagaaaaaaacaattctTATTcaaatgatgataaaaaatttgtacaaaatgaaaaatcaaatattgtgaaaaaatcttatttcaaaaaaatgatagaaaaacaaaaaaaaataaatgattttttgagtttagaaaatatgaagggaaatataaaaaagcaTATTAACATTGTAGATTTAGATGGCGcgattaaatattttactaaTGAAGAACAAGCAGGTgggaaaaacaaaaaatttgatagcatcaataatattaatgatgAAGAAGAAAGAAAAGAATTTAATTACAATAAATCCCAAGATATTGTTGaaggaataaataaaatggagGAAATCGAACTTGATGAATctataaagaaaatgttacaaaataataatatgcataGATTAAATACAATAGAAACTGAAAATAAGataaatattgaaaaaaaaaaagaagaaaaagaaaaaattaataactTTTTTAAGGATATGAAAGCACAGGTAAAAATAAGTAATGATACGTGTGTAGGATGTGGTATATCATTTCAAACGATAGACAAAAAAAGATTGGGATATTTAAgaaatcatatatataaaaaagtaataacTGATGAAGAAAATTCAGATAAAGATAGTATactaaaagaaatatatgaagtaaatgaaaattttgacgaaaataaaaaatttgaagaAAATGTTGACTTAAATTATAAGCTAGAATTTgaagaaattataaaatcaacaaagaaatatattcaaaaacaaaatgaaaaaaatgaagagaTCGAAATAAATGAGCAAGATAAAAAGGGAGAAATTTTCAATgatcatttaataaataataaagctATAAATAACACATCAATGAATTGTCTAGAAGAAGGGATAATGAAAGATGGAGAAAGTGAAATAGTGGATAATAAaccatatatatgtgaaaGATGTTTTGatttgaaatataaaaataggaTAAAAAACAACTTAATAATTAActatagtaataaaaatgaaataagtGCACAtgattttgaaaaatatgttataaatatatttaaaaagaaatgctttattatatatatagttgATATTTtagatttatatatatattccaatttacaaaaattatttaaaatttataaaaaacttCACtcagataaaaaaaaagttgaaggattttatttttgtattaataaaatagacCTATTAAAGGGCTATAAAGAATTTACTGTTAAAACctatattcataattttttgaaaaatcataaaataaacatattatttaataatatatttttaataagtGCAAAAACTGGATATaatgtgaaaaaattaatatacaCTGTTTATGTGCGAAGTAAAAATgcttttatgaaaaaaaaaaaaaaaaaaaaaaaagaaaactcTGAAGATTTTCCATTATCAGAAGATAGTGATGAAGAAATTAGCAAACAAAATGAAGAGGCTGTGGTGGGTGAAAATGAGGAAACTGGAGATCAGAATGAGGAATATAAAGATTTTATGAGcgaattatatgaaaacgataaaaatgaaaatgaacaTATTTTGAAAGAACATggaagaaagaaaaaaaaaagaaatccCAAAAATGTGAATCTATACATAGTAGGTAATGCAAATAGTGGTAAATCTACActcataaattatttactaAAAAGTTTAACAAAggaaaaaagtaaaaatatgaatagtaataataacttTTTAATTAGTAACAGTATTATACCAGGTacaacattaaaaaatataaaaataaaattaaataacaatttaaCAATAAATGATACTCCTGGTAtaatttcaaataattcGATTTTgtcatatttaaattttgacGAAATGAAATATGTAGTTTGTACAaaactgaaaaaaaaaattccttcaatttatattaatgaaaatgattatatatttattggcgggatagtatatattaatattttaaatataaaaaaatattattctaTTATGTCGTTTTTTATGTCTGATAAAATTCcaattataaaaagaaaaagattTTCAAAAGATCCAAAAGAATttttgaagaaaaaaatacaaagtGGATATATTTATCCACCATTTTCAGTTGATAGATTTAATGAAATTAgtgattttaaaaaatgtcattttaatataaataatccATATGTAAATACAGATAATAGTAGTTATGATATACATATTCAAGGATTGGGTTGTATTactttttattcttttcaAAATATCGAATTTGATTTATATACACTAAAAAATGTTGATGTGATCGGAAGGCCATCTTTAATGCCTTatcacaaaaaatatggaatGCTCGATTTTtcagtaaaaaaaaaaatataagttggatatttttaataaaattaacacAATAAGGGTGTATAAAATAACATAGTAACACATTTATAGTGTTATGGGTATATTGTTTTTGTAtgtaattattaaaatggGAAATATCccaataatttttatttccctCATAAATGcccatattattttgttaatttttgttacatattcatatatatttttataattctttattttggTTTATACAagttattaattttttttaatcatttttcaaaaaattgtgTGAGTGTATATAATACGCATAGATATTAATGCATGcagatatatttatatgaatatgttTTATGAGCTTATTCACGCATTTTGTGCATTGGTGAATATAagcttttatttttttcaattttaaccaaaacataaaaaatacaataaacaataaaatataagaaaaaaatataattttttataaacaaatttagGTAGTAAATATGTGTGCGTATATACACATAGGAACTATATAACTAACAAATCAGTATAAtgaaaaacatatataattttataaaaatggcaaattatatttattaacaaaaaaataaataaaatatggataatttatgaaatatgtttgcataattatttaaaattataattttttcttgaCATTAaattacattattttttgagtTGTAGAATTCTTTATATGCTTCATTTTGATTCATAAGTTCAGAATGTTTGCctacataaatattttgtccagaaaaataaataattttatccatattttgtaaattatcCATTAAGTGAGTAATGAAAAAAGTAGTTTTTCCATAGCATAATTTATGTAAAGCtttttctattaattttttattttcattatctaGATTACTAGCATGTTCATCGAGAATAAgaatttttgaattttttaaaaaagatCTGGCTATACATATTCTTTGTTTTTCACCAATTGATAATTTAGTACCTCTTTCACCAACAATagtatcatatttattttccatagttaatattttatcatgtAATTCAGATTTTATTGATGCTTCAATCATTTCTTTATCAGTACATTGAAAATTTCCATATTTGATATTATAAGAAAtagtattattaaataatatagtaTCTTGAGGTActatagatatattttttcttagtGTATACAAATtgatattttgtatatttttattatctatatatatatttcctgATTCgatttcataaaattttaatagtaATTTTGTTAATGTGCTTTTTCCTAATCCGCTTTTTCCTACAATTGCCACTTTTTCCCCATCATTAATATGACatgaaaaattttgaaaaatataattatttgttgTTTCTGAATTGTTAGTATCAAAATGGGTATTAACATTGTTggctatattttttttgagcTCGTTGTTTAgattgtttttaatttctggattaattttattagcATTTTCAATTGTATATAG
This DNA window, taken from Plasmodium berghei ANKA genome assembly, chromosome: 13, encodes the following:
- a CDS encoding GTP-binding protein, putative, whose product is MLLKLVLFFTINIFFIHTKCNSYYIRRKFFENLFFLNYNSNNLNNFDIDGNKKIKTLGKKKNFVIKLKSKEYNEIYQNSRRKYKYIDKKFPACFFLTNGRERNKLDIQCDEDNHHKWFYISGKYKNKKDSLNINSRIYSGTFDSIFKENFNENDRLKKSELISILACICTNIVIQYLKIKEEKKMENFDYSFDYSVMNILKLVNFEYDVNEEIEKKKKKKYKKKKKEYIDKRYRTNDNADFENNKIDNEYTEEVNINIDNKNTKEEDERLNEYIKKLEYNTLELTEIEPYIDLFFGKKTYKNIFIKHNIDIQKIYKVLNEALFDKCKEKENVIQLQKFVEEEEKTLKKKKINVRNAKTFNDYMHNFNALEEKRNIEEVENILYDDMNNLMENETIINDDIVKNKEKKKKKKKRENSQITKWKKENKYEGKLELDSSSDGDDDDDGNWENENEETENEETENEENENRENENKENENEENENRENENKENENEENENRENENKENENEENENRENENKENENEENENEENDDNYENKNDEKINSLSYILIKNCNNLEKEKNEDQKEDKSDIILIKFIYDNKYKCEFRTDIGVIVYDMENDHFENLDKIKMINIGKECNDNIIISGENKVCEKNELNDDSLKFIEKINLYELYSLPYKKRYKKKQRIIKEINKKINYDNVEENDKKVLLYTYLRIWNDDLHFYELNKFDIKMFEKDKNNGEEIDENISLNGKKKYNFFRNYNYSDKEEILITSGTYNKIISSEKNLEKRNKNIYDLLSNDENFFNDDFISFNLNLYINNRKVINNIEDLINILKSFNCYFSKNILNYLIKIKKEKNEFLFLSYKQFLNNYTFNEEDELFSVNKILDKCRIENRYINLFGKDENGNYRNNRFSKLFVFPIASKYRLKKYKFIKNVKLNIFDTRKGMNFCGEKRRNGTSIYSIIDDNKKNKRKNREKNMKKNENNYITQLMEDYDTDFSKKIDNELINFENINNIIELKDGNKENIEKEKNNSYSNDDKKFVQNEKSNIVKKSYFKKMIEKQKKINDFLSLENMKGNIKKHINIVDLDGAIKYFTNEEQAGGKNKKFDSINNINDEEERKEFNYNKSQDIVEGINKMEEIELDESIKKMLQNNNMHRLNTIETENKINIEKKKEEKEKINNFFKDMKAQVKISNDTCVGCGISFQTIDKKRLGYLRNHIYKKVITDEENSDKDSILKEIYEVNENFDENKKFEENVDLNYKLEFEEIIKSTKKYIQKQNEKNEEIEINEQDKKGEIFNDHLINNKAINNTSMNCLEEGIMKDGESEIVDNKPYICERCFDLKYKNRIKNNLIINYSNKNEISAHDFEKYVINIFKKKCFIIYIVDILDLYIYSNLQKLFKIYKKLHSDKKKVEGFYFCINKIDLLKGYKEFTVKTYIHNFLKNHKINILFNNIFLISAKTGYNVKKLIYTVYVRSKNAFMKKKKKKKKENSEDFPLSEDSDEEISKQNEEAVVGENEETGDQNEEYKDFMSELYENDKNENEHILKEHGRKKKKRNPKNVNLYIVGNANSGKSTLINYLLKSLTKEKSKNMNSNNNFLISNSIIPGTTLKNIKIKLNNNLTINDTPGIISNNSILSYLNFDEMKYVVCTKLKKKIPSIYINENDYIFIGGIVYINILNIKKYYSIMSFFMSDKIPIIKRKRFSKDPKEFLKKKIQSGYIYPPFSVDRFNEISDFKKCHFNINNPYVNTDNSSYDIHIQGLGCITFYSFQNIEFDLYTLKNVDVIGRPSLMPYHKKYGMLDFSVKKKI